A stretch of DNA from Pan troglodytes isolate AG18354 chromosome 21, NHGRI_mPanTro3-v2.0_pri, whole genome shotgun sequence:
ACCGCTGGCAGCACCAGTATTCCCAAGAGGAAGAGGTCTACACCCGAGGAGGAAACAGTTAATGACCCTGAAGAGGCAGGCCACAGAAGTGGCtccaagaaaaagaggaaattctcCAAAGAGGAGCCGGTCAGCAGTGGGCCTGAAGAGGCGGCTGGCAAGAGCACctccaagaagaagaaaaagttccATAAAGCATCCCAGGAAGATTAGAATGCAAATGGACATTCTCTGGGAGGTGGGGCATACCATAGCCCAAGGTGACATTTCCCACCCTGTGCCGTGTtccccaataaaaataaattcacaagaGTTGGTTCATGTTCTTTATTGAACACCTTACATGGGTATGGACAGGGCCTATGGGTGGGGCAAGGCAGCAATGACAGCCTCAGTGAAGTCATGGCAAGTAGCATAGCCACCCATGTCAGAGGTTCGAACCTGTGGGGGAGAATCATCATCATCCATGTGGCCTGGGCTCCATCCTAACAATCCCCATCACCACCCAACAGTCTGTCCCCTAAGGAAGCTGGCCCAAGGACAACCTAGGCTCTACCCAGCAAGGTGACCATGGTCCACTGCTTAGAGGCACAAGGTCTCTTCCCTGGTACACTGCACTGAAGGGTATGGGGAGTGTGGTCCTTGCAAGGttggaagaaataaagggctCTAGCTCCCTTTAGTCTGCAGGTGACCGATGACAGACTTGATGAAGTCGGTTGTGGTGCTGTAGCCGCCCATGTCTCGAGTCCGCACCTACAGCCACCACCGGCAACAGCcgtggggagggagaaaagagagccCATGAAGGGAGGTAGGGCAATGTGATTGAGGAAATGGAATCCAAGAATGCGTGACAGCCAGAAAAAAGGCAATGCACAGGAATGGAAGGAGGAGCCAGGATGGGAAGCACATGGACCTGCCACTCCTCTTAAGCCACTATTAGCTGTGCTGCAGCCAGGGCAggacaggaggctgagcaggcaaAGATGATGGGAAACGCAGATCAGAGGCAGGATGTGGCTACCGAGCAGGCAAAGATGATGGGAAATGCAGATCAGAGGCAGGATGTGGCTACCTTCCTTGGAAGAAATAGACAAGACCAGGTGGAAGGAAAGAATCACAGCGAAAAGGAGATGGCGTGAAGGTGAAGCTGAAGCTGATGCTTCAGCCTGCCTGTATCCCTTGCTGTTCCACCCCCAAGGAGAGCTGCAAGTTCTGCATTCAGATGGCCCATGAAAAGGGCAGTGGATGGAGTAGGAAAGAGGGAACAGCAGATGGGATCTAAGAGGCAAAAGAGATCAAGAGGATGAAACAGCCAAGAGAAGGGAGATGAAAGACAGCCCTGAGAGGGATGCAGGGATGTCAGGGAGCAGATGTTCTGGGGACCTGGGGGGAAAGGAGACCCCCATTCAGGTTCCCCAGAGAGTAGTGCCGAGGTGCTGACACCAGAACTACTCTAAATCCTGAAGCCAGCACTACTCTTCTCAACTCACCTTGCCAACTTTGATCACCTTCTTCACCGCATCTGCAATCATGCTGGAGTGATACTCAAGACTGTGGATATGGACAGGAAGAAACTGTGACTCCCCCAAGACACCTCCCGCTAATTTCCCCACCTGCTCCTCCTCACGACACCCAACCTCTGCCCACAGCCTCCCATGACCTACTTAAGATGCCGCAGCATGTTGGAAGCCGACAGCAGCATGGCCGTGGGATTGGCTATATTCCTGCCCACTGCCTGGGCAAATGGGTGCCGGGCACCCTGTGGAGAGAGGGGCAGGCTAGACactgggaggaggcaggaggggtaTGCAGAGGCTTAGGTTGGAAAAGGACATTATGGGAGGGGGAGCTCAGGCCAGGGTCACTGAAAAGAGGCATGGTGGGCAGCGTGGGCGAAGAACAGGCCAAGATCACTTAGGAAGTGGAGATATTGGGATGGGAGAGGAATGGCGGACTTGAGGTCAGAGGAAGGGCCGAGGGAGAAAGCAGCCTCACTCACCGTCTCAAAGACTGCGTATTCTGCACTATAGCTCTCACCAGGGACCACACCAGCTCCCCCAACCAGGCCAGCAGCCAGATTGTCAATAATGTTCCCATAGAGATTGGGCATCACAAGCACATCAAACTGGTAAGGATTCTGCACCAGCTAGAGGGTGAGATGCAGGCATGAAGTAAATTCCACTCCCCaccctcctcctctgccccatGAGTAGAGATGTGGGGAGGCCTCACCTGCATGCAGCAGTTGTCTATGATCATTGTCTCAAATTTGATTTTGGGGTACAGTTCAGCAACTTCCTCACAGCACTGCAGGAACAACCCATCCCCAAGTTTCCTGTCCATGGGCCAAAGGGGACAGAATCAGCCAAGAAAGTACAGGGGCTACCTTCCCAGGAACCCATCCTACACAAAGCCATGCCCCTCACATGATGTTGGCCTTGTGGACAGCAGTGACCTTGCTCCGCCCCTTCTTGGTGGCATAGTCAAAGGCGAACTTTGCAATCCGCTGAGACTTGGCTCGTGTGACAATCTTCAAACACTCAATCACACCCCTTGCACTCTGGGTAAGAAGAAAGCAGCAGCTAGGTGACACTGGGAAGGGAAACAAGGAGCTCCACCTCTCTCCCATCTTCATCCTTGCCCTCCCCCAGTTTCTGGGGCCTCACCTCATGTTCCAGAGAGCTGTACTCCCCTTCTGTCTGCTCTCGAATGATCACCAGGTCTAGATTGTTGTGCCGAGTCATATACCCAGGAAGTGACTTCACATGGACTACGTTGGCAAATAAGTCCAACTTACGCCTGAGGGTGGGCAGGGCCATCAGCTCTGCTCCTGGTGCCCTGGCACCTCTCAACCATTCACCCCACCCAGACCACCTACCTCAGCCGCATATCATAGGAGGCTAGCTCCCCCTTATACTCCATCGGGGTATGAATCTTTCCTGTGAAAACAAAGTGGGAAAAGGAGTGTCAGCCACAGGCCAAGCCCAAGGGAACTCAGACCAGTGTCTAACCCCCTTAGGAACATAATGTAACCCAGACTCCCATCTCCCATTCCCAAATCAGTAAACTTTTAAATTGTCTCTGGGGGCAAGGGACAAAGGAGAATAACGTAGTTAAAGCCAGAAACATTTCATCTattgcattttgtgtgtgtgtgtgtgtgtgtgtgtgtgtgtgtgtgtgtgtgtgagagagacatagggtctcactctgtcgtccaggctggagtgcagtggcacgatctgggctcactgcaacctctgcctcccaggttcaagcaattctcctgcctcagcctccccagtagctgggattacaggcatgtgccaccacacctggctaattttttgtatttttagtagaggcagggtctcaccatgttggccaggctggtctcaaactcctgacctcaagtgatccacccgccccggccttaatgctttatttttagtCAACATATTTAATTTATGTTGAAACTTCAAAACGGAGAACagattttttctatttatcaaaaaagagcctgggtTTAACAACAAGTTGAAAAACAATGCTAGCAGATCTGTGATCTTTTTAGATGTTTCTGTGCCTTCTctttatttgacattttttaaCCCAACACCTACTGATGAATATCAATTATATGTCAGGCAATAAGGATAACAACTAAAACCATACAACTCCTGCCCTTGAGAAGCAAACGGTACACtgggaaagacagaaaatatgaaagacaTGATAAGTACCATGGGAAACTTGCATAGCAACACAAAGAGGAAATCCTCTCCAGTAATATCAGGATACAGCACAGAAGAGCTGGCACTTCAGCCATGCCTTGAGCCCCAGAACCTAtgtatgtgaccttatttgggaaaagaggctttgcagatgtaattaagttaaggatcttgagaaaAAATCGTCCCATCCAGGGCTAAATATTTAAGGAGAAAAATGATACCGagacagagagggaagaaaacCACAGAtattggagtgatgcatctacaagtcAAAAAACAGCAAGAGCCACCAGAAGAGGCAAGAAAGGTTTCTCCCCTAAACCTTCAGAGGGAGCagggccctgccaacaccttaatttcagactgatggcctccagcactgtgagagaatacatttctgttaatgATAAGCCACCAGGTTCATGGTAGTGTGTTATGGCAGCTatgggaaactaatacagtgaATGATTGAGAAGGGCTCTAACAGGTAGCATCAAAGAAAGAACGTTCTGGGTGGAGGGAACAATGTAAGTCAGGTAGTACATATTTGGAATCTAACACACAATCTAGTGTGATTGAAGCACAGAACAAGAGTTGTGGaaccaaggcagaaaattaagGGTCAACTTATAAAGTACTGACTTTCCTATGGTAAGGCTGGGCCTGGAAAATCAGGCTGTTCTTTTCAAGAAGAGATATGGAAGATGAACTATAGGGGCAGAACTAGAAGCCAAAAAAATCAAATGAGGAGATTAAAGCgcggaagacaaaagaaaaggggcagctaggcacggtggctcacgcctataatcgcagcactttgggatgcagaggtgggtggatcacttgaggtcaagagttcgagaccagcctggccaacatggtaaaaccctctctctactaaaaatacaaaaattagcctgggcatggtggctcacacttgtaatcccagcactgtgggaggccaaggcgggcagatcacaaggtcaggagttcgagaccagcctgaccaacatggtgaaaccccatctctactaaaaatacaaaaattagccaggcatggtggcacgctcctgtaataccagccagttactcaggaggctgaggcaggagaatcacttgaacccgggaggcagaggttgcagtgagctgagatggcaacattgcactccagcctgggcgacagagcgagactctgtcttaaaacaaaacaaacacaaaaattagctgggtgtggtggtgcacacctgtagtcccagctactcaggaggctgaggcaggagaattgcttgaaccagggacggggaggttgcagtgagccgagatcgcgccactgcactccagcctgggcgacagagcgagatgaaacaaagaggaaggaagggaggggaaaataaaaaaaagaaaaggggcagCTAAAAGTGGTATTCCAGAAATGCAATGAATAAGATTTGATGACAGTTGATGTAGCCTCAGGACAGACTCAGAACCCCTGGAACTTTTCTGCATAGACAGCTGACATGAtctctcaactcctgggctcccaaTGGGAAGGAACAAATGTCCAAATACCAATGGTGGTTGCCCTGGAGTTAATATAATTGCATAGCATGTGGGGAGAAGggcttaataaacatttggtcATTTGATTTTAAATGGCACATGGACAAGTGGCAAGAGGGCACACATACCAATGATGGCCACTTTGTTCTCCTTCATGGAACTCAGCACCTGCTCCAGCTTCTCCTCAGATGCCATATTCTGCACCTCACTCAGGTGGTGCTCCTGGAACTCCACTGGGACAGCGGCAGCCTTCAGAGACAGGTTCCCAAAACATCACAGTCAAGGCCAAGTCCTTTCCAACACACTACTGTCCTCTACTGTCTGATCCCCGAGACCACTCACCTTGAACACCTCCTTGACGGCGTGCATCAGCTCAGGCCCCACACCGTCTCCCGGAAGCATGGTCACGGGAAAGGAGCCCTCCACCCTCACGTCCTCGGCCTGAattgggggaagaggggagaagtAAAGATAGAGCTGGGGCGGGAGCACGGATCCTGGGAGTAGAGAAGTAGGGAGACCCGGGAGGGGTGGGGAAAAGCCAGGGGAGGGAGCAGCGAGGAAGGGACAGGGTCGTAAGAGAGACCCCAGCCAGATTCGTGCATACCTGGCTCCGCGATGCAGCGTGCGCCGCGGCCGAGGTACTCAGACCTCTCCATGCCCCAGGGTTCCCGGCGGAGACCAGCGCCTGCAACAGGGACACACAAGCCTGTAAGGTCAGATTTGAGACATCCAGACCCCGAACACTACAGTTGACTTTGCCCTGTTTAGGAAACCCTAGGACAAACTCTCCGCTCCTTCGCCCGCCCCTGCCCGACATGTCCCGGGGCCTCACTCGGGTCAGCCAGCGGACTCCGCTCAATGCCGCCATGTTTCCCGCAGGAAGTCGCGTGGGAAGTGACGCCTGAAGCTGGCGCGGCCCCGTACCCCGACTTCCGGCCTGTACTGAGTTCCTGGTATTTGTCTCTCTGCGCCAACCAGCactgctggctcacgcctgtttctcctttttcttgcCGGTGGGGAGGTCATGGGATGCGCAAGCACTTTGTCTCTTGCTTTGTTTTCAGTCGCCATATTTAATCTACGTCGAAACTTCAAAATAACATTGGGGGAAAAATGTAGCGTCATGTTTATCAGACGAGGACCTGAGCTTAACAAGCGATTGAGAGAAAATCCTTGGGAAGCTGTTAAAATTTTTGTGTCAATGCGTTTGTTATTCTTTTAACCAGTACTCACTGAATACCTGTATGTCAGGCTCTCGAGGAATACAGTACAGACATGGGAGGTGTGTGTCGGGTTTCTCCGCCAGTCTCCGAGAGTGCCCAGGACCTCTGTATTACCCGTCGCCTCGTAGTTTTTTCTTACAGGGTTTTGTTCTTTGCTCTGACAGTTATTTCCCTAATAGTGTGTCCCGGACTTGAACTCCCCAGGACAGGCCCATAACTAGTGTCAGAAATGAGTTCAAGCGTGTAAGTGTGACTAAAGGGAATTTCAGACTGATCCTTAAAGTAACaatcataaaaactaaaaaaaagcctggacaacatagggagaccgcgactctacaaaaaatttaaaaattagccaggcgtggtgacacacctgtagtcccagctacttaggaggctgaggtgggaggatcacttaagcccgggaggtggaagccgtagtgagccgtgatggcaccactgcactccagcctgggagacggggCGAGACCTGTCTCAAGACAATTCCAgtcacgatttttttttttttttttttgagacagagtctcgctctgtcgcccaggctggagtgcagtggtgcgatctcggctcactgcaagctccgcctcctgggttcatgccattctcctgcctcagcctctcgagtagcgcccgcaatcacacctggctaatttttttttttttttttttttttttttgtatttttagtggagacggggtttcaccgtggtctcgatctcctgacgtcgtgatccgcccgcctcggcctcccaaagtgctgggattacaggcgtgagccaccaagcccggcctccAGTCACGATTTTAGGTGTGTACAATTGACACACCTAAAGACAAACTGGTACAGGAAGATTTGCCTCACCCACTCTTATGGAAGTATGGTTTTGGATCACCTATCCAGATGGACCAGAGCTCTTGTTAAAAGTGCAGACTTGTGAGTCATACTTCATTTGCTGAATCCAAATCTCAGTGATGGGGGCCCAGAAAATATATCTCTAACAGGCTCCCCGTTAATACACACTGAAATTTAAGAACCACTAGCTAGGTTCTCTGTGATAAGTTCCTCCTTCGTATATACCTCAACCAGCCAAAAAGGTGGCAACGCAAAGGCATTCCCAGTGCTTCTATTCTTGGGGAATATGCATAGGCTTTGTGCCTCCTCTGCAATCCTTTAGGTGAGACATTCTCCTATATAGTAGTAGGATGAGAAGATTAAACTAGGTAATGTGTAAGAGTTTTGAACAAATGAAAAGTACTGGGTAAATATAGAGCTGTTATTATAGCTAATATAATATTAGTATAACACACTCCTCTATTTCCATTCATATATCCCATGAAACCAACCAAAACCAGAGAGCACCACCGTCTTGCTCCCATAGACTCCCTCGTCCCAGCTTCCACATCACTATTAATATTCGTCActatttttcttctccaaataTTTATCCTTctgactaagaaaaaaatggaagatttataacctctgcctcccaggttcaagcgattttcctgcctccgcctccctggtagctgggattacaggcacgcgccaccacacccggctaatttttgtatttttattagagacagggtttcaccatgttggccaggctggtcttgaactcctgaccttaggtgatctgccaacctcagcctcccaaagtgctgggattacaggcatgagccaccgcaccccgccaaatttactctttttaaaaaactacattttCTGTTACGTCAGGAAATGTAGgataagaaagaagagagatgTACCATCTTAATCCAATCTCTGATAATAATCTAATTTTCTTGAGGGTGACTACATCATTTCCATCCCTAAATTCTGCACAGACTTTTTCCCCACCTAACACTCAAAAAATATCTGCTAACTGATAAAACACTAAGTGGCCATCACCAGGGTGAAAGGAACTGATGGAGGCTACCAGTGGACACAGGCCAAGGAGATGAGACCATTATTGTCTGAAGGCCACTGTGTTCTCCCCATGAACTCAGCAAGCTCTCCTGGCCTTCAAGTCCCCATGAGGGCATCTTTGACCAATACTGCCTGATAATGGAGAAATCCTGTCAGGACCTTTGAAAAGTTTCTTAACCAATCTCctgggggatgggagggaggtTATACCATCTTGTTCTCTTCTAACTGTTGTGGAGTCTCCTCTGCTTAACACAAGAGGCTATAATGATGGATAAGCTGCCTACACTTGAGTGTTCAGTGTGAAGCTGAGTGACTTGAATGTCTGCTTCCCAGGCCTGCAAATCCTCCAGCACAGGAGTCCTGACTTGGGATCTACAGAACCCCCTAGGTGCCCATGAATAGGAATCAGCACTGTGAACCTGGATGGGGAAAAACCAAAAATCACATCTTTATTCTCACTAACCTCTAACTGAAGTTTAGCATTTCCTTTCATTATGAATGCAGGTCACAGATTACAGTGCTGCCTGTAGTACTGTTGACTTTGTCAATCATAaaaagtatagatattttcataccACATTTTAGTTGTAGTAGATCTCTTAAAATATCACTTACTTTAATCcctatttttacattatttgacCCAATGCTAGATTGTgttatttaatgaattaataaagcAGCAAACATAGTAGTATGTTACAAGGtagcttttattccttttctctttttagagaGATGGTTTCagtctgttccccaggctagggtgtgatcacggctcactgtaacctcaaactcctgggctcaggtgatcctcccacctcagcctcccaagtagctgggactacaggcatgcgccaccatgcctagctaatttttaaatattttgtagacatgaggtcttgctatgtcgcccaggcttgtcttaaTCGTATTTGTCttgtaattctatttattttatatacttaaaagtctcttttttttttttttttttggagacagagtcgctctgttgcccaggctgaagagcagtgggcGATCTCAGCtgagtgcaagctccgcctcccgggttcgcaccattctcctgcctcagcctccggagtagctgggactacaggcgcccgccaccacgcccagctaatctttttgtatttttagtagagacagggtttcaccgtgttagccaggatagtctcgatctcttgacctcgtgatccacccgcctcggcctcccaaagtgctgggattacaggcttgagccactgcactcggcctaaAAGCCTCTTCTAAGAAAGGTTCCACAGGCTTCACCAGCCTTCCAAACAGGTCCACTGCACACAAAAGTTTCAGAATTTCTGGTGTAGTAGGCCTACTGGATCTTTTTCTGAAACCATGAACAATCAAAAGAGTAATATAACCAATGACAATTCCTTGAAAATTAAAGTATGAAAAAGCTTCTTGGGAGAATTTGATCTGTGATTGAACGGATAAACAGAATTACAGAGGAGAAGTGATTACACTCAGGGAAAATGGAAATGTAAGCAAAGCTACTGTTTCAGATCAACTGCCCTAGAAGCAGAGCCCAAGACAGGGATTCTATGCAATTGACCTGTTGAAGGAGTGCTCTCAGGAGAAACACATCAGAAGGTGAATGAGCAGAATGTGGAGGGGAAGGAGCTCAGCGAGATGTGGCCTCAGCCAGAGTCCACCTCAGCCCCATCTCCTGGGGAGCTCTGGAGCATTAGTGACAACTCAAGGTTGTCATGATTTGAGACAAGGCTTAACAACCCTGCTTTGCCCCTGCATGGCATAGGCCAGGGCCAATCCTTCAGAGAAGGAGGAAGCTTTGAGCCGTTAGTGGCA
This window harbors:
- the IDH3B gene encoding isocitrate dehydrogenase [NAD] subunit beta, mitochondrial isoform X4; the protein is MLPGDGVGPELMHAVKEVFKAAAVPVEFQEHHLSEVQNMASEEKLEQVLSSMKENKVAIIGKIHTPMEYKGELASYDMRLRRKLDLFANVVHVKSLPGYMTRHNNLDLVIIREQTEGEYSSLEHESARGVIECLKIVTRAKSQRIAKFAFDYATKKGRSKVTAVHKANIMKLGDGLFLQCCEEVAELYPKIKFETMIIDNCCMQLVQNPYQFDVLVMPNLYGNIIDNLAAGLVGGAGVVPGESYSAEYAVFETGARHPFAQAVGRNIANPTAMLLSASNMLRHLNLEYHSSMIADAVKKVIKVGKVRTSDMGGYATCHDFTEAVIAALPHP
- the IDH3B gene encoding isocitrate dehydrogenase [NAD] subunit beta, mitochondrial isoform X2; amino-acid sequence: MAALSGVRWLTRALVSAGNPGAWRGLSTSAAAHAASRSQAEDVRVEGSFPVTMLPGDGVGPELMHAVKEVFKAAAVPVEFQEHHLSEVQNMASEEKLEQVLSSMKENKVAIIGKIHTPMEYKGELASYDMRLRRKLDLFANVVHVKSLPGYMTRHNNLDLVIIREQTEGEYSSLEHESARGVIECLKIVTRAKSQRIAKFAFDYATKKGRSKVTAVHKANIMKLGDGLFLQCCEEVAELYPKIKFETMIIDNCCMQLVQNPYQFDVLVMPNLYGNIIDNLAAGLVGGAGVVPGESYSAEYAVFETGARHPFAQAVGRNIANPTAMLLSASNMLRHLNLEYHSSMIADAVKKVIKVGKVRTSDMGGYATCHDFTEAVIAALPHP
- the IDH3B gene encoding isocitrate dehydrogenase [NAD] subunit beta, mitochondrial isoform X3 gives rise to the protein MLPGDGVGPELMHAVKEVFKAAAVPVEFQEHHLSEVQNMASEEKLEQVLSSMKENKVAIIGKIHTPMEYKGELASYDMRLRRKLDLFANVVHVKSLPGYMTRHNNLDLVIIREQTEGEYSSLEHESARGVIECLKIVTRAKSQRIAKFAFDYATKKGRSKVTAVHKANIMKLGDGLFLQCCEEVAELYPKIKFETMIIDNCCMQLVQNPYQFDVLVMPNLYGNIIDNLAAGLVGGAGVVPGESYSAEYAVFETGARHPFAQAVGRNIANPTAMLLSASNMLRHLNLEYHSSMIADAVKKVIKVGKVRTRDMGGYSTTTDFIKSVIGHLQTKGS
- the IDH3B gene encoding isocitrate dehydrogenase [NAD] subunit beta, mitochondrial isoform X1, encoding MAALSGVRWLTRALVSAGNPGAWRGLSTSAAAHAASRSQAEDVRVEGSFPVTMLPGDGVGPELMHAVKEVFKAAAVPVEFQEHHLSEVQNMASEEKLEQVLSSMKENKVAIIGKIHTPMEYKGELASYDMRLRRKLDLFANVVHVKSLPGYMTRHNNLDLVIIREQTEGEYSSLEHESARGVIECLKIVTRAKSQRIAKFAFDYATKKGRSKVTAVHKANIMKLGDGLFLQCCEEVAELYPKIKFETMIIDNCCMQLVQNPYQFDVLVMPNLYGNIIDNLAAGLVGGAGVVPGESYSAEYAVFETGARHPFAQAVGRNIANPTAMLLSASNMLRHLNLEYHSSMIADAVKKVIKVGKVRTRDMGGYSTTTDFIKSVIGHLQTKGS